A single Wolbachia endosymbiont (group A) of Bibio marci DNA region contains:
- the dcd gene encoding dCTP deaminase has translation MAVMPDKWIREKAENFGMIEPFVNHKSSKGVISFGLSSYGYDARVDNKFKIFTNVNSAVVDPKNFSENSFIDRETDVCIIPPNSFVLASTVEYFRIPRNVLVICVGKSTYARCGIIVNVTPLEPGWEGHVTLEFSNTTPLPAKIYANEGACQFVFLSGESECEKSYDDMKGKYMNQHGITLPLVK, from the coding sequence ATGGCAGTTATGCCAGATAAATGGATAAGAGAAAAAGCTGAAAACTTTGGAATGATAGAGCCTTTTGTGAATCACAAAAGCAGCAAAGGTGTCATATCTTTTGGACTATCATCTTATGGTTACGATGCAAGAGTGGATAATAAATTTAAAATTTTTACTAACGTTAATTCAGCTGTTGTGGACCCTAAAAATTTTTCTGAGAATAGTTTTATAGATAGGGAAACAGATGTATGCATAATTCCACCAAATAGCTTTGTGCTTGCAAGTACAGTGGAATATTTTCGTATACCAAGGAATGTACTGGTCATTTGTGTTGGTAAATCAACTTACGCAAGATGTGGAATTATAGTAAACGTTACTCCCTTAGAACCTGGATGGGAAGGTCATGTCACACTCGAATTCTCAAACACCACTCCACTTCCTGCAAAAATTTATGCTAATGAAGGCGCATGCCAATTCGTATTTTTAAGCGGCGAAAGTGAGTGTGAGAAATCATATGATGATATGAAAGGAAAATATATGAATCAGCATGGTATCACTCTGCCGCTGGTGAAATAA
- a CDS encoding IS5 family transposase → MPQKMKISNQNEYNKFLEKRGNIFRYIDEAIENWYENSPKMQGGNYIYSDKVVILVHIIVNLFRIGLRQTVGFIKGYLQQIGKNLAVISYSQASRRFKKLNIKINDCRVDKSNMENIEIIIDSTSISIYSNTPGHSKENSADRKYRSYEQVRKLHVMLSVNSKKAIAARYSNGVYSDHYGACDLLEEVNFQHKIKALYADRAYDRHKLYKLCKKYDIKTKVLPKKDAAEHSKIDYMSDRNAAIRLIKLYGQDGVKEWKKEAIYGKRSYIEGFFSRLKQVFGFSFRNKSEVNREKELLIKCYLLNKFTDIGMAKFEIIT, encoded by the coding sequence ATGCCACAGAAAATGAAAATCAGCAACCAAAACGAATATAACAAATTCCTTGAAAAAAGGGGAAATATTTTTCGTTACATCGATGAAGCTATCGAAAATTGGTATGAAAATAGTCCAAAAATGCAGGGCGGCAACTATATTTACAGTGATAAAGTCGTAATTTTGGTGCATATAATTGTCAATCTTTTTAGAATTGGTTTAAGACAAACGGTGGGGTTTATAAAAGGATATCTGCAACAAATAGGAAAAAATTTGGCAGTTATCAGCTATTCACAAGCATCAAGAAGGTTTAAAAAACTTAATATTAAGATAAATGATTGCAGGGTTGATAAAAGCAACATGGAAAATATTGAAATTATCATAGATAGCACAAGTATCAGCATTTACAGTAACACTCCTGGCCACAGTAAGGAAAACAGTGCAGATAGAAAGTACCGAAGCTACGAGCAAGTAAGAAAGTTACATGTTATGTTAAGTGTGAATAGTAAAAAAGCTATAGCTGCAAGATACAGTAATGGCGTCTACTCTGACCACTATGGAGCTTGCGATTTGCTTGAAGAAGTTAATTTTCAGCACAAAATAAAAGCATTATATGCAGATAGGGCATACGATAGGCACAAACTTTATAAATTGTGTAAGAAATACGATATAAAGACAAAAGTTCTACCAAAAAAGGATGCAGCAGAACATTCAAAAATAGATTATATGTCTGACAGAAATGCTGCTATTAGGTTAATAAAATTATATGGACAAGATGGTGTAAAAGAGTGGAAAAAGGAAGCAATTTATGGAAAGAGATCTTACATAGAAGGATTTTTCTCAAGGTTGAAGCAAGTATTTGGATTTAGCTTTAGGAATAAATCTGAAGTAAATCGTGAAAAAGAATTACTAATTAAGTGCTATTTGCTCAACAAATTCACTGATATTGGTATGGCTAAATTTGAAATCATTACATAA
- a CDS encoding ankyrin repeat domain-containing protein has product MSNSNRDINAGLRKAALEGNIEKVKSLISEGADVNATSELKETPLHWAARRGNQKVVEVLLNNRANVNAVDGNENTPLHRAAENGHKEVVEALLDKGASVNITDQNGKTPLHWAAKKGHQEAVKVLLQVKGIDVNAATNQQKETPLHFAAQRNHAEIVKDLLDKGANVNAVDKDGKTPLKLAANEEIQTLLENTAKLLEAAREGNIEEVNSLISKGANVNAEDNNEQTPLHQAAAYGRKEAVEVLLNNGANVNAVDEHHSTPLHRAAENGHKEVVEALLKVNGIDVNAQDKYEGTPLHFAAKMGHAEIVKDLLDKGASVNITDRNGKTPFKLAANKEIQTLLENTAELLEAAAEKGHEEEVQALLEKGANVNATDQNGNTPLHLAARNNNKEVVEALLQVNGINVNAQDRELY; this is encoded by the coding sequence ATGAGCAATTCAAACAGAGATATAAATGCTGGATTACGTAAGGCTGCTCTAGAAGGTAATATTGAGAAAGTAAAAAGTCTAATAAGTGAAGGAGCAGATGTTAATGCAACAAGTGAGTTGAAAGAGACTCCTCTACATTGGGCTGCTAGAAGGGGCAATCAAAAGGTAGTAGAAGTTTTACTAAATAATAGGGCAAATGTTAATGCAGTAGATGGAAATGAAAATACTCCTTTACATCGGGCTGCTGAAAATGGCCATAAAGAGGTAGTAGAAGCCCTATTGGATAAAGGGGCAAGTGTTAATATAACAGATCAAAATGGAAAGACTCCTTTACATTGGGCTGCTAAAAAGGGCCATCAAGAAGCAGTAAAAGTCCTACTGCAAGTAAAAGGAATCGATGTTAATGCTGCAACAAATCAGCAGAAAGAGACTCCTTTACATTTTGCTGCTCAAAGAAACCACGCAGAGATAGTAAAAGATCTATTGGATAAAGGGGCAAATGTTAATGCAGTAGATAAAGATGGAAAGACTCCTTTAAAATTAGCTGCTAACGAAGAAATACAAACTCTATTAGAAAACACAGCTAAATTACTTGAGGCTGCTAGAGAAGGTAATATTGAGGAAGTAAACTCTCTAATAAGTAAAGGAGCAAATGTTAATGCAGAGGATAATAATGAACAAACTCCTCTACATCAGGCTGCTGCATATGGCCGTAAAGAGGCAGTAGAAGTTTTACTAAATAATGGGGCAAATGTTAATGCAGTAGATGAACATCACAGCACTCCTTTACATCGGGCTGCTGAAAATGGCCATAAAGAAGTAGTAGAAGCCCTACTGAAAGTAAATGGGATCGATGTTAATGCACAAGATAAATATGAAGGTACTCCTTTACATTTTGCTGCTAAAATGGGCCATGCAGAGATAGTAAAAGATCTATTGGACAAAGGGGCAAGTGTTAATATAACAGATCGAAATGGAAAGACTCCTTTCAAATTAGCTGCTAACAAAGAAATACAAACTCTATTAGAAAACACAGCTGAATTACTTGAGGCTGCTGCTGAAAAGGGTCATGAGGAGGAGGTACAAGCTCTATTGGAGAAAGGGGCAAATGTTAATGCAACAGATCAAAATGGAAATACTCCTTTACATTTGGCTGCTCGAAATAACAACAAAGAGGTAGTAGAAGCCCTACTGCAAGTAAATGGGATCAATGTTAATGCACAAGATAGAGAACTCTATTAG
- a CDS encoding ankyrin repeat domain-containing protein, which translates to MEEVNSLISKGANVNAVDGNEKTPLHWAAEKGHKEVVEVLLNNVANVNAVDEHHSTPLHGAAENGHKEVVEALLQVEGIDVNAQNKYDGTSLHFAAEMGYAEIVKDLLDKGASVNITDRNGKTPFKLAANEEIQTLLENTAKLLEAAKSGDINEVKHLISEGANVNAVEDLYTPLYWAVKNNHSTTAEVLLDNGADFITYDLSRERDVWDRFLSIEDKHCKVSLHLAARLGKLEAVKDLLEQKADVNAENDTRETPLHFAAEKGHKQVVQALLDKGANVNATDNKEETPFDLTTDEEIKTLLQNTAELLEAAAEKGHEEEVQALLEKGANVNATDQNGNTPLHLAARNNNKEVVEALLQVNGINVNAQDRDNMTPLHWAVVRGHKEAVEALLGKDGIDVNLADKNKDTPLHSVLKKDNIDINVLNALLGAEGIDVNAQDGGNSTPLHLAAKKNKIDINVLNALLGAKEIDVNAQDELNNTPLHLAAKKEKDNIDINVLNALLKAEGIDVNIKDKLAEWTPLHWAVLKNKIDIVKALLGAEGINVNIEGKYGKKTPLHLAAQNNNKEIVDALIKAGANINVKDKDEKTPFDLTTNEEIKTLLKAAENPGDGSVDKPSTDNEENSEEDAGTREKEKQEGDAQSGSDITRQEADKTVNSGSGTPQTQQGGQPTTSAGQGTDVQDNGVNPVASTQTEGQPSSFFGSLFSILMKPFSLVASFFGSFFSWLFGSDEPTQSSSESDQPVVLELPSSLEDNDII; encoded by the coding sequence ATTGAGGAAGTAAACTCTCTAATAAGTAAAGGAGCAAATGTTAATGCAGTAGATGGAAATGAAAAGACTCCTCTACATTGGGCTGCTGAAAAGGGCCATAAAGAGGTAGTAGAAGTTTTACTAAATAATGTGGCAAACGTTAATGCAGTAGATGAACATCACAGCACTCCTTTACATGGGGCTGCTGAAAATGGCCATAAAGAAGTAGTAGAAGCCCTACTGCAAGTAGAAGGGATCGATGTTAATGCACAAAATAAATATGACGGCACTTCTCTACATTTCGCTGCTGAAATGGGCTATGCAGAGATAGTAAAAGATCTATTGGACAAAGGGGCAAGTGTTAATATAACAGATCGAAATGGAAAGACTCCTTTCAAATTAGCTGCTAACGAAGAAATACAAACTCTATTAGAAAACACAGCTAAATTACTTGAGGCTGCTAAAAGTGGTGATATTAATGAAGTAAAGCATCTAATAAGTGAAGGAGCAAACGTTAACGCAGTTGAAGATTTGTATACTCCTTTATATTGGGCTGTTAAAAATAATCACTCTACTACAGCAGAAGTTCTATTAGATAATGGAGCAGATTTTATTACTTATGACCTTTCTCGAGAACGTGACGTGTGGGATAGATTCCTAAGCATAGAAGATAAACATTGCAAGGTTTCTCTACATCTGGCTGCTAGGCTTGGCAAGTTGGAAGCAGTAAAAGATCTATTAGAGCAAAAAGCAGACGTTAATGCAGAAAATGACACAAGAGAGACTCCTTTACACTTCGCTGCTGAAAAGGGCCATAAGCAGGTGGTGCAAGCTCTATTGGATAAAGGGGCAAATGTTAATGCAACAGATAATAAAGAAGAGACTCCTTTCGATTTAACTACTGACGAAGAAATAAAAACTCTATTACAAAACACAGCTGAATTACTTGAGGCTGCTGCTGAAAAGGGTCATGAGGAGGAGGTACAAGCTCTATTGGAGAAAGGGGCAAATGTTAATGCAACAGATCAAAATGGAAATACTCCTTTACATTTGGCTGCTCGAAATAACAACAAAGAGGTAGTAGAAGCCCTACTGCAAGTAAATGGGATCAATGTTAATGCACAAGATAGAGATAACATGACTCCTTTACATTGGGCCGTTGTAAGGGGCCATAAAGAGGCAGTAGAAGCCCTATTGGGAAAAGATGGAATCGATGTTAATTTAGCAGATAAGAATAAAGATACTCCTTTACATTCTGTTCTTAAAAAGGACAACATAGATATAAATGTATTGAACGCTCTACTGGGAGCAGAAGGAATCGATGTTAATGCACAAGATGGAGGTAACAGTACTCCTTTGCATTTGGCTGCTAAAAAGAATAAGATAGATATAAACGTATTGAACGCTCTACTGGGCGCAAAAGAAATCGATGTTAATGCACAAGATGAACTTAACAACACTCCTTTGCATTTGGCTGCTAAAAAGGAAAAGGACAACATAGATATAAATGTGTTGAACGCTCTACTGAAAGCAGAAGGAATCGATGTTAATATAAAAGATAAACTTGCAGAATGGACTCCTTTACATTGGGCTGTTTTAAAGAACAAGATAGACATAGTGAAAGCGCTACTGGGAGCAGAAGGAATCAATGTTAATATAGAAGGTAAATATGGAAAAAAGACTCCTTTACACTTGGCTGCTCAAAATAACAACAAAGAAATAGTAGACGCTCTAATAAAAGCAGGAGCAAATATTAATGTAAAAGATAAAGATGAAAAAACTCCTTTCGATTTAACTACTAACGAAGAAATAAAAACTCTATTAAAAGCAGCAGAAAACCCTGGCGACGGTTCAGTGGATAAGCCATCGACGGACAATGAAGAAAATTCAGAGGAAGATGCTGGTACACGAGAGAAAGAAAAACAAGAAGGTGATGCTCAATCAGGATCAGACATTACAAGGCAAGAAGCTGATAAAACTGTAAATTCGGGAAGTGGAACACCACAAACACAACAGGGGGGACAACCCACCACCAGTGCAGGACAAGGAACTGATGTACAAGACAACGGTGTAAATCCTGTTGCTTCTACACAAACAGAAGGACAGCCGAGCTCTTTTTTTGGTAGTTTATTTAGTATACTTATGAAGCCTTTTTCATTAGTTGCATCATTTTTTGGTAGTTTTTTTTCATGGTTGTTTGGGTCTGATGAGCCAACACAATCATCATCTGAATCTGATCAACCAGTTGTATTAGAATTACCAAGTAGTTTAGAAGACAATGACATAATATAG
- a CDS encoding ankyrin repeat domain-containing protein has protein sequence MVSFIENEFETILQEIERNSSVYSKDVAITIADELQEYNTRRSNEINECRQSICHKMQLLNYDHNREIQSLNKDYNRKINLLKHKSDNELLQELCNNVNNGKLEYNTPDYDWEYRQYSDSLKYSEAKFDIEFKKYENELKKLEQERHSIKHMMHEYDQWKKCGFDINYFFKDSPKEFTLLHFAVNFGDINVTKLLLEEGADIDIKDQNKNTSLHLAASNGHTDTVKLLMEKGSDLSVVNKEGNTSLHLAASNGHTDTVKLLMEKGSDLSAVNKNGDTPLNIAFYNNHTKIVKCLMEEEPRMKEVVEHLVRCVVESKTHKLLKGSTSLHLAAIYDCTEIVESLLEKGKNPLSKDIDSKTPRELATDENLVQIFRVAEIKQQEYDATKWGIVSGGSTAALGATVAATLFATVFTVGFLPIVGAVAAITTSALAIGGATYMVLKPNTE, from the coding sequence GTGGTAAGCTTTATAGAAAACGAATTTGAAACGATATTACAGGAGATAGAGCGTAATTCAAGTGTATATAGTAAAGATGTAGCTATAACGATAGCAGATGAATTACAAGAATATAACACAAGAAGGTCAAATGAAATCAATGAATGCCGTCAATCTATTTGCCACAAAATGCAGCTGCTGAATTACGATCACAATAGAGAGATACAGTCATTGAATAAAGATTATAACAGAAAGATAAATTTGCTAAAACACAAGTCCGATAATGAGTTATTACAGGAACTGTGTAATAATGTTAATAACGGTAAACTGGAATATAATACACCCGATTACGATTGGGAATATAGGCAATATAGTGATAGTCTAAAATATAGTGAAGCAAAATTTGATATAGAATTCAAGAAATATGAGAATGAGCTCAAAAAATTAGAGCAGGAACGTCATAGTATAAAACACATGATGCATGAATATGATCAGTGGAAGAAATGCGGGTTCGATATAAATTATTTTTTTAAAGATAGCCCAAAAGAATTTACATTACTACATTTCGCTGTAAATTTTGGAGATATAAATGTTACAAAATTACTGTTAGAAGAAGGAGCAGATATTGATATAAAAGATCAAAACAAAAATACTTCCCTACATTTGGCTGCTTCCAATGGTCATACAGACACAGTAAAACTTCTAATGGAAAAAGGATCAGACCTTAGTGTAGTAAATAAAGAAGGAAATACTTCCCTGCACTTAGCTGCTTCCAATGGTCATACAGACACAGTAAAACTTCTAATGGAAAAAGGATCAGATCTGAGTGCGGTAAATAAGAACGGAGATACTCCTTTAAATATTGCTTTCTATAACAATCACACAAAAATAGTTAAGTGCCTAATGGAAGAAGAGCCAAGAATGAAAGAAGTCGTAGAGCATTTAGTGAGATGTGTAGTAGAAAGCAAGACGCACAAGTTACTAAAAGGTAGTACTTCCTTACACCTAGCTGCTATTTACGACTGTACAGAAATAGTAGAATCTTTACTGGAAAAAGGGAAAAATCCTTTATCGAAGGATATTGATAGTAAAACTCCAAGAGAGTTAGCTACAGACGAAAATTTGGTACAGATTTTTAGGGTTGCAGAAATAAAACAACAAGAATATGATGCGACCAAGTGGGGTATTGTTAGTGGTGGATCAACAGCAGCACTTGGTGCAACTGTAGCGGCAACGCTCTTTGCAACAGTATTTACAGTTGGATTTCTGCCTATAGTGGGAGCAGTTGCTGCAATTACAACATCTGCGTTAGCAATTGGTGGAGCTACATATATGGTTTTGAAGCCCAATACTGAGTAA
- a CDS encoding multidrug effflux MFS transporter, which produces MILSVAIVDMATDLYSVALPSIANYFKVEGSVVQLTISLNLVGFAVSGLIYGPLSDHYGRRPMMLIGMTIFTLASVMCYTADSIALLILIRFIQGTGAGVAGVVGYAAIRDMYSGSEYSRVISKLNMVVALSPGIAPVVGSYIISHGYSWKFLFFIISLAAIAMLIFIYFKLQETLTVNKNETSITNITTNIFKQYISIFRNYRFLGFSIIHGLTFMWLWAYVANYPFIFELMGIEVQYFGYLISIIVIFYIIGTLINRRYVPKIGVSKMLIIGLVLPIISDSLLVYFYFVDKLNILILQVAWIPANIGLALIISNNVTSALETIKGIGLGSAVLSFCNMMFGAIGIYIVGKFFRYGILPNLLLTIACSTIAVLMYSRLKCTEKHRE; this is translated from the coding sequence ATGATATTGTCTGTAGCAATTGTCGATATGGCAACTGACCTATACTCAGTTGCACTACCAAGCATTGCCAATTATTTTAAAGTAGAAGGCAGTGTAGTGCAGCTTACAATTAGCTTGAATCTAGTTGGATTTGCGGTATCTGGATTAATTTATGGTCCACTATCGGACCATTATGGTAGGCGTCCAATGATGCTGATTGGTATGACAATTTTTACTTTGGCAAGTGTCATGTGTTATACAGCCGACAGTATTGCGCTCTTGATACTAATTCGCTTCATACAAGGAACAGGGGCTGGTGTTGCAGGTGTTGTTGGGTATGCAGCAATAAGGGATATGTATTCGGGTAGTGAATACTCGAGAGTAATTTCAAAGTTAAATATGGTAGTGGCACTCTCACCTGGAATAGCTCCAGTGGTGGGCAGTTATATAATTTCGCATGGGTATAGTTGGAAATTTTTGTTTTTTATTATATCACTTGCGGCAATTGCTATGCTTATTTTTATTTACTTTAAATTACAAGAAACACTCACTGTAAATAAAAATGAAACCAGTATAACTAACATAACTACTAATATCTTCAAGCAATATATATCAATATTTAGAAATTATCGTTTCCTTGGGTTTTCAATTATCCATGGATTAACTTTCATGTGGCTTTGGGCATACGTTGCTAACTACCCGTTCATATTTGAATTGATGGGCATTGAAGTACAGTATTTTGGCTACCTCATATCGATTATAGTCATATTTTACATAATTGGAACTTTAATTAATAGAAGGTATGTACCAAAAATAGGGGTTAGCAAAATGCTAATAATAGGTTTGGTGTTACCGATAATATCCGATAGTTTATTGGTATATTTTTATTTCGTGGACAAGTTGAATATATTAATTCTTCAAGTTGCCTGGATTCCAGCCAATATCGGACTTGCATTAATAATAAGCAATAACGTAACTTCTGCTTTAGAAACGATCAAAGGTATAGGGCTTGGTAGTGCAGTCCTCTCATTCTGCAATATGATGTTTGGGGCTATTGGAATATATATAGTAGGAAAATTTTTTCGCTATGGTATTTTACCAAATTTACTATTAACAATAGCATGTTCTACAATTGCGGTTCTTATGTACAGCCGGCTCAAATGTACTGAAAAACACAGGGAATAA
- a CDS encoding glycoside hydrolase TIM-barrel-like domain-containing protein translates to MSTIILSSIFGQAGSIFGPIGQIIGSELGALLGAQLDSAMFGLDAEQKVTHGARLKNLQVQTSTYGRTIPIIYGTARVAGNIIWAQPIEEEAITTKSKIGRGMNVEYNYYATLAIAICKGKVEKLNRIWADTTSLSFDEIDYTFYSGREDQNPDPFMSSIEGMPAYRGISYIVIKNFPLADYNNRVPVFTFEVRTALKSNEFSVAKNIRNINIIPGSGEFVYDTKIQKKIAQEKISSNQYIPYGLAQRVNHNNHTKKSDAMLSLDQLKEDLPNIEWVSVVVNWFVNDLNIKDCKIYPAVEFQDDSAILPDDWQVGSSTRDDAQLISKDDNGNPRYGGTVSDAALTRYIEELHSRGYKVILYPMPLLDTKNKEWRGRLSGTHGDISDFFENQYNKFIEHYASIAKQTKVEGFIIGSEFAQLTKIRDEQGNYPAVIELVKLAKRIKLDLGKEVTVTYAADWSEYHSYDGWYNMDELWSSQFIDVVGIDAYFPLTDGPEPPFGYSAEDVMGGWSSGVGYDYFYDYSKIEPEKVKYNDSRYAWKNIEKWWSETHINPGGSKTKWQPKMKKIWFTEYGFPSINGCTNEPNVFVDKGSIESKYPRYSNGEVSFLSQKIAIEGTLKKWQSSEMVEKMFLWAWDARPFPYFPNLCDVWADCHNWQTGHWIQGKLSQLNRSDVLSDLLQKAGLKSDQFDTGGVKGLLSGYVINDQQPVRSIIKMLQSCYFFDVVEQDSKLKFIQKGRAVTTGIPIGEMVFNNSSKSMQFVNISQLDLNNKVNVVYFNRNFGYPIDVKYAELPKQGTAITVEIPLIMEEGEAQNIAEVLLYSSWQERNIYNFKLPIKYAWLAPSDVITILDGEKKHTVRIIKTKFESMSIQVSGVGYDRSIYKLSFPSTRSLMLKEYPPSHISKTIIEMIDLPYVKGNSASFTLINEEKNWKGATLFISGDDKDYKPIASTNKQSTYGYVMEFTDEGLIVVLRFGKLPSTSPIANSNLALVGKEVIKFQNAELIDKNKYKLSNLIRGQEGTKDTAGEKFVLLDDSIISFEVQRGKKFYLKAVTYGDSLDNTEAKVLNN, encoded by the coding sequence ATGTCTACAATAATTTTATCATCAATTTTTGGTCAAGCAGGCAGCATTTTTGGTCCAATTGGTCAAATTATCGGTTCAGAGCTCGGTGCTCTTCTTGGTGCACAGCTAGATAGCGCAATGTTTGGTTTGGATGCCGAGCAAAAAGTAACGCATGGGGCAAGGCTAAAAAATCTGCAAGTGCAAACCTCAACCTACGGCAGAACGATCCCAATTATCTATGGTACTGCTCGTGTTGCAGGGAACATTATTTGGGCGCAGCCAATCGAAGAAGAGGCGATAACCACCAAAAGCAAAATTGGAAGAGGTATGAATGTTGAGTATAATTACTATGCAACGCTTGCAATTGCGATCTGCAAGGGGAAAGTAGAAAAATTAAACAGAATCTGGGCAGATACAACATCACTTAGCTTTGATGAAATAGATTATACTTTTTACAGCGGCAGAGAAGACCAAAATCCTGATCCATTTATGTCGTCAATCGAAGGTATGCCGGCTTATAGGGGAATATCTTACATAGTCATCAAGAATTTTCCTTTAGCAGACTATAATAATCGTGTTCCGGTATTTACATTTGAAGTGCGGACTGCATTAAAGTCAAATGAATTTTCAGTAGCGAAAAATATTCGGAATATCAATATAATACCAGGCTCAGGAGAGTTTGTATATGATACAAAAATACAGAAGAAAATCGCGCAAGAGAAAATAAGCAGCAACCAATATATCCCATATGGGCTGGCACAAAGGGTAAATCATAACAATCACACTAAAAAGAGCGATGCAATGCTTTCTTTGGATCAATTAAAAGAAGATTTACCAAATATTGAGTGGGTATCGGTAGTAGTCAATTGGTTTGTGAATGATCTGAACATTAAAGATTGTAAAATATATCCTGCGGTTGAATTTCAAGATGATTCCGCAATATTACCTGATGATTGGCAAGTAGGAAGTAGTACCAGAGATGATGCTCAGCTAATTTCAAAAGATGATAATGGAAACCCAAGGTATGGTGGCACAGTTAGTGATGCAGCGTTGACTAGATATATAGAAGAGCTACACAGCAGAGGTTATAAGGTAATACTCTATCCGATGCCCTTACTTGATACAAAGAACAAAGAGTGGCGAGGAAGATTGAGCGGGACCCATGGGGATATAAGTGATTTTTTTGAGAATCAATATAACAAATTTATAGAGCATTATGCAAGCATTGCCAAACAAACTAAAGTGGAAGGGTTTATCATTGGTTCTGAATTTGCGCAGCTTACCAAAATTAGAGATGAACAAGGGAATTACCCTGCCGTTATAGAGCTAGTTAAGCTTGCAAAGCGAATAAAACTTGATCTTGGAAAAGAAGTAACAGTTACCTACGCCGCAGATTGGAGCGAATACCATTCATATGATGGTTGGTATAATATGGATGAACTGTGGTCTTCACAGTTCATCGACGTTGTTGGCATAGATGCTTATTTTCCACTGACTGATGGTCCAGAGCCTCCTTTTGGTTATTCCGCGGAAGATGTAATGGGTGGTTGGAGCAGTGGAGTGGGGTATGATTATTTCTATGATTACTCAAAGATTGAGCCTGAAAAAGTAAAGTATAACGACAGCAGGTATGCGTGGAAAAATATAGAGAAATGGTGGAGTGAAACTCACATAAACCCCGGTGGTAGTAAAACAAAATGGCAACCAAAAATGAAAAAAATATGGTTTACTGAGTATGGATTTCCCAGTATAAACGGCTGCACTAATGAGCCAAATGTGTTTGTTGACAAAGGCAGCATAGAGAGCAAATATCCACGATATTCAAACGGAGAGGTGAGCTTTCTTTCACAGAAAATTGCAATTGAAGGAACACTAAAGAAGTGGCAAAGCTCAGAAATGGTGGAAAAAATGTTCCTCTGGGCATGGGATGCAAGGCCATTTCCTTACTTTCCCAATTTGTGTGATGTGTGGGCTGACTGCCATAACTGGCAGACAGGACATTGGATTCAGGGAAAGCTTTCACAGCTTAATAGATCCGATGTTTTATCGGATCTATTACAAAAAGCAGGTTTAAAAAGCGATCAGTTTGATACAGGTGGCGTCAAAGGGTTATTGTCTGGATATGTGATAAACGACCAGCAACCCGTACGTTCTATTATTAAAATGCTGCAAAGTTGCTATTTTTTTGATGTGGTTGAACAGGACTCTAAACTGAAATTTATCCAAAAGGGCAGGGCAGTTACGACTGGAATACCAATTGGTGAAATGGTTTTCAATAACAGTTCAAAGTCGATGCAATTTGTTAATATTAGTCAGCTGGATTTAAACAATAAAGTTAACGTCGTTTATTTTAATCGCAATTTTGGCTATCCAATTGATGTTAAATATGCTGAGTTGCCAAAGCAAGGCACTGCTATAACAGTTGAAATACCGCTCATTATGGAGGAGGGGGAGGCACAAAATATAGCTGAGGTTTTACTTTATTCTTCGTGGCAAGAGAGAAATATATACAATTTCAAGCTACCGATAAAATATGCATGGCTTGCGCCAAGTGATGTAATAACGATTTTAGACGGTGAGAAAAAGCATACGGTGAGAATTATAAAAACGAAATTTGAAAGCATGTCTATTCAAGTAAGCGGTGTTGGTTATGATCGCTCTATATATAAGCTCTCTTTTCCTTCAACAAGGTCACTTATGCTGAAGGAATACCCTCCTTCTCACATCAGCAAAACCATCATAGAAATGATAGATTTACCGTATGTTAAAGGTAATAGCGCAAGCTTTACTTTAATTAATGAGGAAAAGAATTGGAAAGGAGCAACACTCTTTATTTCGGGCGACGATAAGGATTATAAACCTATCGCAAGCACAAATAAGCAGTCTACTTATGGATATGTAATGGAATTTACCGACGAGGGGCTTATAGTAGTATTACGTTTTGGTAAGCTGCCAAGCACGAGCCCAATTGCAAACTCAAATTTAGCACTAGTTGGAAAAGAGGTAATAAAATTCCAGAATGCTGAACTCATAGATAAAAATAAATATAAGCTTAGCAACCTAATTAGAGGGCAAGAAGGTACTAAAGACACCGCAGGTGAAAAATTTGTTCTACTTGATGATTCAATAATATCTTTCGAAGTGCAAAGGGGAAAAAAGTTTTACCTAAAAGCAGTGACTTACGGTGATTCATTGGATAACACGGAAGCAAAGGTCCTGAACAACTGA